From Paenibacillus sp. GP183, one genomic window encodes:
- a CDS encoding SRPBCC domain-containing protein produces the protein MSNDPGANKMTTKVEDRDLVMERIFDAPRELVFKVFKDPEHLSQWFGPKGWTLPVCKMDFRPGGVWHYCMRSADGQMNSWGKAVYREIVEPERIVYTDVFSDEEGNAVVGMPELLITLTFVDYEGKTKLINRAQFVSAEALKATMDMGLIQGMTETWDNLAKHLKEIQAV, from the coding sequence ATGTCCAATGACCCTGGAGCAAACAAAATGACCACGAAGGTAGAAGATCGGGATCTGGTGATGGAGCGTATTTTCGATGCGCCGCGCGAGCTCGTGTTCAAGGTATTTAAGGATCCTGAGCACTTGTCGCAATGGTTTGGACCGAAAGGCTGGACGCTGCCGGTTTGCAAGATGGATTTCCGCCCAGGTGGAGTCTGGCACTATTGCATGCGATCGGCCGATGGCCAGATGAACTCTTGGGGTAAAGCTGTTTACCGCGAAATCGTAGAGCCGGAGCGGATCGTCTACACCGATGTCTTCTCTGATGAGGAAGGCAACGCGGTAGTGGGTATGCCGGAGCTGCTGATCACTTTGACATTCGTCGATTACGAAGGCAAGACCAAGCTCATTAACCGCGCTCAATTCGTCTCGGCCGAAGCACTCAAGGCAACAATGGACATGGGTCTAATCCAAGGGATGACCGAAACCTGGGACAACCTTGCCAAACATCTGAAAGAAATCCAAGCCGTGTAA
- a CDS encoding metalloregulator ArsR/SmtB family transcription factor, with translation MNATTFSALAEPTRLNIVELLRSGPLTVGEIADRLGLGQPQASKHLRVLSEAGLVEVQPVANRRIYKLRAQPLIELDEWLESFRRVWDERFDRLDDYLRDLQK, from the coding sequence AACCAACTCGCTTAAACATTGTCGAGCTTTTGCGAAGCGGTCCTCTCACAGTAGGGGAAATTGCCGATCGACTAGGGCTTGGCCAGCCGCAAGCTTCAAAACATCTTCGAGTCCTCAGTGAGGCCGGGCTGGTTGAGGTGCAGCCGGTCGCCAATCGGCGGATTTACAAGCTGCGGGCCCAGCCGCTCATTGAGTTGGACGAATGGCTGGAGTCCTTCCGACGTGTTTGGGACGAGAGATTTGATCGCTTGGACGATTATCTGCGCGACCTGCAGAAGTAG